ATGACCGGAAAAATATTTACAGCTTGTCGTTTGATAACCTGCCCACCATTCCCGATATAAAATTGAATGAAGATCAGTATAATATTATTCGAAAAAAAGTGGAAAGGAGGGAGTTTGTAATGTTGGAATTTGACATACGCAACCATTTCAAACCCGGACCGGTAAAATACCACAATGTGATAGGAAAGATCCGGGGGACGAAATATCCGGATGAATACGTGATGAGCGGCTGTCATCTGGACTCCTACGATTCCTCCACTGGGGCGGTTGATTGTGGGACGGGCGTTGCTCCTAATCTGGAAATGGCGCGGATGATCATGGCTGCCGGAGGAAACCGTCCCGACAGGACGATTTTGTTTTGTTTTTGGGCAGGAGAAGAGTTTGGGTTGTTGGGCTCTAAATTTTGGGTGGAGAACAATCCGGATAAATTGAAAAAGATATCCAATTATTTTAACCGTGACGGCGGTCCAACCGCCGCATCGGGGTTGAACGTTCCCGAAAATATGTACGACGATATTGTAAAATGTACGGAGGGGTTAGCCGATTACAACCCTCAGATTCCTTTCACCGTTGAAAAAAGCACACAACCTCCTCGTGCAGTCCCCATTACTGCCGGAGGTAGCGATCATGCCTATTTTGCCATGAATGGCGTTCCGACTCTTGCTTTCAGCAATACGGATCCGTTAGGGTATAATTTCAGTTACCGGGAAATCTGGCATACTACCCGCGACCTGTATAACTTAAGCATTCCTGAGTACATGGACTATACATCCGTAACGCAGGCGGTTACAGTTTATAACATGGCTAATTTAAAGAATTTGTTACCGCGGGACGGGATTTATATTCAGGAGTAAACGATCACCTTTTCAATACCCAGGCATCCCGGTGATTGGGAAAATCCTTTTTGAGCTGTTTCAGGTTTTGTTCAGCTTCCTCGCGTGTAGAGAAAGACAAGGCGTAAACATCGATACGATTGGGGCGATCGATAACGGAAGCAGCTGAAAATCCTTCGGAATGCAACAGGGCAATCATGTCATCGGCTACATTGCGAACCTGATAAACACCGGTCACGATGTAAAACTTGGGGCCTTCCGATGACAGCGTAGCTTCTACTTCGGGTTGGGTTGTGGTAATGTTTTCACTAAGCTCCGGCGTTTCCCCGGAAACAACTCCAGCCGCAACGGATGGAACTGAACCGAGGGAGAAGAATTGAGCCGTTTGATGGCGAAGAGTACTGTCCTGAATGGGGAAAAGAAGCATTATAGCGGCAATAACCGCTGCTGCAGCTGCACCAATGCCTGCTTTCCTTACAATGGATTTCTTGCTGCTTTCCGGTATTTCGACTAACTGTGCAGCCGGCTGCAGCTGAATTACGGGTTTCAAGGAAGCACTGGAAAGCCCAAAGTGTTCGGGTCGCACAAAATTTTTTGACTGATAAACAAACCGCTGATCATCCACCATCCGGAAACTTCCCAGATCGCCCAGATCGACAGATTTCTCAGAACGTAACTGGTTTTTAATCTGTCGCACGGAGTCATTGATTTTTTGTGTGGCGTTTTCAAAAGAAATGCCGTCAATACGCATGTAAGACTCCACCAATAATCCGTCGTTGTGGGAGAGTTCTCGATTAAATACCAGTTCACACTCCGGTGGATTGAAAACCGAGAGTCCGTTTCTGTGGGCAGGAGCCGTATTCACAACAAATCCTCCCAGTGAAGGAACAATTACACAATTGTGTGTATGTAAAAGATATTCTATATGGGAAATCAGCTGGTTCATAACGCAAAGATAAAAAAATGATTATGGATTTGAAAATTTATTTTCTTATTTTTGTCTGATTACGTTCTGCAAAATCTTTCCAGTTCTTGTATTTAAGACCATCGGATTGAACACCCAAAGACTGGTAATAGTGGCACATGGCTGCAGCCAGACCGTCCGTGGCATCCAGCTGAGGAAGCATGTTCGCGTCAGGGATCTGCAGAATCTTTTGCAACATGTAGGCCACCTGTTCTTTTGCCGCACGCCCATTTCCGGTAATGGACATTTTTATTTTCAACGGAGCGTATTCAAAAATGGGAACGTCTCGTGCTATGGCTGCGGCCATGGCAACACCTTGTGCACGGCCAAGTTTGAGCATGCTTTGCACATTTTTACCGTAAAAAGGTGCTTCAATAGCCATCTCATCGGGTAAATATTCTTCGATCAAGCTGACAACCCGTGAATAAATTTTTGCCAGACGAAGGTAATGGTTTTCATATTTGTCGAGCTGCATAACACCCATTGCTTCAAGTGCCGGCTTGTTCCCGAGGACCTTGAGAATTCCGTATCCCATAACTTGTGTCCCCGGGTCGATACCCAGAATAATTCGTTCTTTTATAGGCGGTTGTTGTATCATAGATCAATGGGTTGCAAAAGTGTTGCAAATCCCTGAATGTTTTGTCCAAATCTTGTTGTTATTAAAAAATAGAGCTTTCTTCCCACAGTTTTGTTCCATTCCTCCAGGGCTTCAATTGTATCGGATTTAAACTCCAGGGCATAGGAGGCATCCCCGTTGTCGTCTTTAGAAAAAACACGTGTGAGCCTTGGCTCTTTCATGACATGGTTTTGGGTGGATAAGGGGATGTACTCGTTACGGATAAAATCCAGAAACTTGTTCTGTAATTCTGTCGGAACGCTAAAAGTAGTGTTATAAATAATCATTGTGTTCTTTTCTGTAAATTTACTTTTCGAATACCGTTGCAAATTTAAATAAAAACTCTATCTTTGCAAACCGAAACAAAAAACATGGGGGATTAGCTCAGCTGGCTAGAGCGTTTGACTGGCAGTCAAAAGGTCATCGGTTCGACTCCGATATTCTCCACTTATCTCAGGATTAAATGTTTATTTATGTGAGTGATGCTTGCAGGTGTCGTTTATGAGTGCCTAAATTAATGATTTCACTTTAACTTAATCCAAGAAACATTTGCTTTTACCCATTTCGAAATTGCCAAAGGAACATCCGTACACAAATGATCACCTCCTAAGGCAACCCCTAGTAAAAAATCCTCTACAGACGTGCCGGGCCATAGACAAACCGTAAATCCTTCTTCTTTCGCATGCTGAACCATCCCGCGTGTGGTTCCATCAATTCTGCACGCGACTCTTTTAATTCCAAGTTCGTTGGCCTCCTGCAGCAGATTTTCACTCAATCCTTCCGATTTTATTAACATTAATTCTGTTTTCGGACGATTTTCTTTTAAATACTTCAGTGGTCTTTTGTCAAAGGATGTCAATACATATGTGGATGTTGGCGGTTTCGCTGCATATATTTTATCACAAAGCTGGTCGCAATAGCGCTTTAAAGTGGCTTCATCATACATGGGGTTATTTGTTTTCATTTCGAATTCCACATATACCTCCTCTTTATCGTTGAAAAAATCAAGAACCTCTTCCAATGTCGGAATTGTATTTCCCTGTTTCGTCCTTAATTTTCTGATCTCATTTAATGTTAAATATTCAATGGGACGATCAATGCCGACCGACCGGAGCAAAGATGCGTCATGTAAAAGGACTAACTTACCGTCCTTCGTTTGCCGTATATCAATTTCGTATCCGCGAATACCCCGCTCATAGGTTTCTTTCAGAGCATTGATCGTATTTTCTTCGTATTCAAGCATTCCACCACGATGAGCGTGGATATTGACATTTATTACTTGTGCATAACTGTTGAAAAAACAACACAGAATTATTAGAATCGCTAATTTCACTCTGAATGAAAAACCCATTCTTTTTACACGGCCATCTGCATTCATGATCATGACTTTTATGGTTTAATTTTTTTTAAAAAAGATATATTAACTAATCTTCTGTTTGAATTTGATGGAAAAGTCCGTTTCCCCAGACTCTTCTCCTTGAAAAGTGATCGAAAGCACATCCTGATTTTGAATAACACGACATTTGGCGTCTTTACATGTTATGTCCCCGAATGTATATCGCCGAGGAACTTTGATATACATGGATAAAGGAAACGACCCGACAAGCCGAACAGTTCCGTTCAATAGCATTCGCTTGCTTTCCCATTCCATAGCCGACACCTCCATACCATTTTGGGTAATGTGACGATCACTACTGATCCATTGAGGAACATCTTTTATCGGATGGATGGCCACCAATCTCACAGCATGAGGAGGAACTTCCAACGAAAATTGTTTCTCAATCGATTTATAATTAAAAGGTTGTTTTTCCCAGAATTCAAAACCGGTGTAATCCTGATTCTCGATGCCTAACTCCTCCGGCGTTGTAGATATGAAGTTTCTCTGATCCTCCCAATTAAAAAAAGCGATCACATTATACTTGCCTATAAATTCGTGTTGTATCCGCAAATTCCACACAGGCATTGTCCCAAAATAGGGATAGAGATTCCCTGGACGAACATCTGCTACGGGCAATGTCTGTTGTAGAATTTTCATTTTTCTTTCCTCTAGGCCAGCTAGTTTATCACCAAAAAATGTCATTTGTCCGGGTAAAGCGACAATCGTGGCCGAGGTACGTGCTTCCTCCAAAGGAAGATCACCCACAAGCAAGGTATCGGGATCTGCTATCATTACGATATTGTGAGTAAATACTTGATTAACCAGACAACTTGCCTGATTTACCACGCCACTCCACACGACCGGCTGGTTAGGATGTACAATATCTGCCCCGATACGGGAGGCCTCTGCATATCTCGCTTCCGGACCCGAAGTATGTCCTTGACAGGCCAGAAATACCCGGTCCTCACCCATTCCTTCACGGAATGCCTGTACGCAGAGTTCAAAAGGATTGAGGCAGGACGGATCGTTGAAACACGCCCTGATTTCGGGTCGTTCGTATAAATGAGCGCAGTAACCGGAATTTCGTCCCGACATACCATCAATCTTAAAAAACTCATATCCCCATTCCCTGGATGCGATCCGGTGTATTTCCCGCAGGTGTTCTCTCGCTTCCCTTACCGTGGGATCCAGAGTGTACTTGCCGTTCCAGGAGCTGATGGGTTTTCCGTTCTTGTCGTGCAAGAACCAGCTATGGTGTTCCTTATAAAACAATTCATTTCCCGTGCCAAAAGGAGCCATCCACAACCCGGGACGAAAACCCAGCAACCGTATTTCATCGGCCAACGCTTTCATTCCTTTGGGAAATTGTTTTTCATTTACCTCAAGGTTCATGTTGTAGAAGTCCCTCACTGGCAATTGATCGGAATTTCCTTGCCAAGACTCGATGGACCAAAACTCGCAACCGAAAGGTTGAAGGTACTTCTTTCCAATCCGGGCTTCGGCCAAGTTGTCTTCCGCCGAAGCTTTATCGAAATAGGTGTTCCAGGACATCCATCCGGTAGGGACGACAGGACAGCGTTTCCTGTCAATGGGCTGATAGTAGGGGATATATCGTTTTTGAA
This portion of the Petrimonas sulfuriphila genome encodes:
- the ruvC gene encoding crossover junction endodeoxyribonuclease RuvC, with protein sequence MIQQPPIKERIILGIDPGTQVMGYGILKVLGNKPALEAMGVMQLDKYENHYLRLAKIYSRVVSLIEEYLPDEMAIEAPFYGKNVQSMLKLGRAQGVAMAAAIARDVPIFEYAPLKIKMSITGNGRAAKEQVAYMLQKILQIPDANMLPQLDATDGLAAAMCHYYQSLGVQSDGLKYKNWKDFAERNQTKIRK
- a CDS encoding glycerophosphodiester phosphodiesterase; this encodes MIMNADGRVKRMGFSFRVKLAILIILCCFFNSYAQVINVNIHAHRGGMLEYEENTINALKETYERGIRGYEIDIRQTKDGKLVLLHDASLLRSVGIDRPIEYLTLNEIRKLRTKQGNTIPTLEEVLDFFNDKEEVYVEFEMKTNNPMYDEATLKRYCDQLCDKIYAAKPPTSTYVLTSFDKRPLKYLKENRPKTELMLIKSEGLSENLLQEANELGIKRVACRIDGTTRGMVQHAKEEGFTVCLWPGTSVEDFLLGVALGGDHLCTDVPLAISKWVKANVSWIKLK
- a CDS encoding Zn-dependent exopeptidase M28 — encoded protein: MHIIRKVCFLVLLIGSLPVGAQNKVSRKIMELGKTDNRTMQHLDILTNRIGGRPIGSDAYENATYWVAGKLKEWGLEVEIQEVGEMPVGFNRGPWFGKMYSDTSMSLDFVTPSYTSGTKGVQRGHVVVEPKTRQEFERMKGKLKGAWVLIEGQNTGFPIDHSVSGDSLRSAIIAKKEASPNDSDKITEPALFYKEMREAGILGTIQSAPVPLVAMYDRKNIYSLSFDNLPTIPDIKLNEDQYNIIRKKVERREFVMLEFDIRNHFKPGPVKYHNVIGKIRGTKYPDEYVMSGCHLDSYDSSTGAVDCGTGVAPNLEMARMIMAAGGNRPDRTILFCFWAGEEFGLLGSKFWVENNPDKLKKISNYFNRDGGPTAASGLNVPENMYDDIVKCTEGLADYNPQIPFTVEKSTQPPRAVPITAGGSDHAYFAMNGVPTLAFSNTDPLGYNFSYREIWHTTRDLYNLSIPEYMDYTSVTQAVTVYNMANLKNLLPRDGIYIQE
- a CDS encoding SPOR domain-containing protein, which gives rise to MNQLISHIEYLLHTHNCVIVPSLGGFVVNTAPAHRNGLSVFNPPECELVFNRELSHNDGLLVESYMRIDGISFENATQKINDSVRQIKNQLRSEKSVDLGDLGSFRMVDDQRFVYQSKNFVRPEHFGLSSASLKPVIQLQPAAQLVEIPESSKKSIVRKAGIGAAAAAVIAAIMLLFPIQDSTLRHQTAQFFSLGSVPSVAAGVVSGETPELSENITTTQPEVEATLSSEGPKFYIVTGVYQVRNVADDMIALLHSEGFSAASVIDRPNRIDVYALSFSTREEAEQNLKQLKKDFPNHRDAWVLKR
- a CDS encoding DUF4286 family protein; its protein translation is MIIYNTTFSVPTELQNKFLDFIRNEYIPLSTQNHVMKEPRLTRVFSKDDNGDASYALEFKSDTIEALEEWNKTVGRKLYFLITTRFGQNIQGFATLLQPIDL
- a CDS encoding alpha-galactosidase yields the protein MIERRDFLKKVAISGVALTSANGLTSFTSRFPDTPNNSEGQGIIEKEKDTLSAVWKFDFDERNAQLILQNLNVTLKGKLRFLSDDTPWMVCCSRDGVANRNTLVDPRGDVQGYWVLNTVGTQLELLFYHRTAQRFAGRFSFEGTIFFSEDAFPCRTKPVVGERVLNLMSGFADSLLNDSLFSPKDDLLLQFTAANFRIQTVVKGEFSFRLSGRIEDAAETVFVFNMEPGYFQKRYIPYYQPIDRKRCPVVPTGWMSWNTYFDKASAEDNLAEARIGKKYLQPFGCEFWSIESWQGNSDQLPVRDFYNMNLEVNEKQFPKGMKALADEIRLLGFRPGLWMAPFGTGNELFYKEHHSWFLHDKNGKPISSWNGKYTLDPTVREAREHLREIHRIASREWGYEFFKIDGMSGRNSGYCAHLYERPEIRACFNDPSCLNPFELCVQAFREGMGEDRVFLACQGHTSGPEARYAEASRIGADIVHPNQPVVWSGVVNQASCLVNQVFTHNIVMIADPDTLLVGDLPLEEARTSATIVALPGQMTFFGDKLAGLEERKMKILQQTLPVADVRPGNLYPYFGTMPVWNLRIQHEFIGKYNVIAFFNWEDQRNFISTTPEELGIENQDYTGFEFWEKQPFNYKSIEKQFSLEVPPHAVRLVAIHPIKDVPQWISSDRHITQNGMEVSAMEWESKRMLLNGTVRLVGSFPLSMYIKVPRRYTFGDITCKDAKCRVIQNQDVLSITFQGEESGETDFSIKFKQKIS